TGGCTTTGATGTTGCGAATGAATGGCTGGGTGGTACCCGCCTGTCGGTAGCGGCTATGTGTCTGGGACGGGCTGAGCGGGCATTGGAAATTGCCACTCAGTGGTCTGCTGAACGTAAACAGTTCGGCCAGACGATTGGTAAGTTTCAGGGCGTTTCATTCAAACTGGCAAATATGTCACTTGAGCTGAAAGCCGCTGAATTGCTGACGATGCATGCGGCCTGGAAGCTTGATCAGGGCAATATGACTGATACTGATGCTGCTATGGCCAAGTTAAAGTCCACCGAGATGCTGGGGATGGTTGCGGATGAAGCAATCCAGATTCTTGGTGGTATGGGGCTTATGGATGAGTTGCCGTTGGAGCGTATCTGGCGAGACCATCGGGTTGAACGGATCTGGGACGGTACCAGCGAAATTCAGCGCCATATTATTTCCCGTGCATTGCTGCGTCCTTTAGAAGCTTAAGGTTATTTGGCAGAGGAGGGTGTCTATGTCTGAAATCGATAAGAACCGTTTTGCCCGTTTGCTTAAGCCCCGTTCCATTGTGGTATTTGGTGGTGCGGGCGCCCGTTATGCCATTGTCGAAAGTCAGAAACTGGGCTTTGATGGTGAGATTTGGGCGGTACATCCTAAGCATTCTGAGATGGCTGGTGTTAAGTGTTATCCGAGTATCGCTGATTTACCGGGCATACCGGACGCCGCGTATGTCGCTGTGAATGCGGATGCAGCACTGGAAATTGTTGGCCAGTTGAGCGAAATCGGCTGCGGTGGTGCTGTGCTGTATGCCTCTGGATTTGCTGAAGTTGGTGAAGAAGGTGCTGAGCGTCAACGTGAACTGGTAGCACGGGCTGGCAGTATGCCGATGATTGGGCCTAACTGTTATGGTGTATTGAATTGCCTGGATAAAGCCGTTCTTTGGCCAGATCAGCACGGTAGCCAAGCTGTGGATAAAGGTGTGGCCGTCATCACGCAGAGCGGGAATATCGGTCTGAATATCACGATGCAGCGGCGTGGTTTGCCATTGGCCTTTATGTTTACCATGGGGAATCAGGCTAATGTCGGTGTTGCCGATGTGATTGATGCCTTATTGGATGACCCACGAATTACCGCGATTGGCCTGCATATAGAAGGGCTTTCCGATATCCATCATTTTGATACGGTGTGTCGGCGAGCACTGAGGCAACGTATTCCTATCGTGGCTGCTAAAAATGGCCGCAGTGAAGCTGCTGCCAAAATTGCTATGAGCCATACAAGTTCACTGACGGGCTCCGATAAGCTATTCGATGCGTTGTTTAAACGCTTGGGGATAGCCCGGGTCGATACCTTGGAAGAGCTAATCGAAACGCTAAAGTTGGTGGCGATTGCCGGGCCGCTTCAGGGTAATAAGGTTGCTTCTATGAGTTGCTCTGGCGGTGAAGCTGGTGTGATGGCTGATCTGATTGAACGGCATAACTTGCAGTTTCCGCAGATGAATGAAGCGCATCAGGTGAAAGTAAGAGAAACCTTAAGTGAATATGTAAGTGTTGAAAATCCTTTGGATTATCATACTTTCATCTGGGGTGATGTAGCGCGTAAAACAGCAACTTTCAGTGCCATGATGACTGCCGGCTACGATGCCACTATGTTATTGCTAGACTGGCCAAGCTTTGATGATGCTGATCCGGCTCCCTGGAATGCAGCCATGCAGGGGTTAATTAATGCGAGTCTGGCAACTGGCCATCAGGGCATTTTGCTGGCGTCATTGCCTGAGTGTTTACCTCAGTCTGCAATCGATACCTGTGTTGAAGCGGGTGTAGTGCCAATGATTGGTCTGGATACTTGCTTACGGGCCTTGTCAGCTGCCTATGAAATCGGTATCCGTCATCAGCAGGCTGAGCCTTTGCCGCTGTTACGCAGTGCTGTTCTTCCTGATGATACAACAGGCAGGAATATTGATGAGTACCTGGGAAAACGGGCGTTAGCTGGCTGTGGTTTGCAAGTACCTTTGGGCGAGCTTGTTGGCAATGCTGAAGAAGCCGTCACTTGTGCCGAACGTATTGGTTATCCGGTTGTAATAAAGGCGGTGAGCAATACTATCGTGCATAAAACCGAACAGGGTGCTGTAGTACTTTTTCTGCAATCAGCGGATGAGGTTCGGGCTGCAATAGACAAAATTGCACATTTGAGCGACGTATTTCTTGTTGAACAAATGCTGACCAGTAGTGTGGGTGAGTTGATCATTGGCGTCACCCGGGATCAACAGTTCGGCCCGTCACTGGTCGTTGGTTCTGGCGGTATTATGGTGGAACTGCTGAAAGACAGTGCCACCTTGTTATTACCAACCACTGAAACAGAGGTGCGTGAGGCAATAACCGAATTGAAAATGTCGCCGCTGTTAACCGGGTTTCGTGGTAAGCAGAGTGGAGATATAAATGCCTGTGTCAGTGCTGTTATGGCAGTCGCGGAATACGCCATTCAACAGCGAGATACTTTATTAGAACTGGATATAAATCCGTTACTGGTGGCTCCTGAAGGTCAGGGGGCATATGCGGCGGATGCCTACATTCGTATTTGTGAGGAATAAGTGCCATGAGTGAAGCTTTACAATTGGTGCGTAATGGCGCCATTCTTGAAATAACACTGAATCGCCCGAAAGCTAATGCTATTGATGCTCAGACCAGTGCCGCGATGGGGGAAGCATTTCTGACGTTTCGGGATGATCCTGAGTTGCGAGTTGCGATTATTACTGGCGCTGGTGAAAGATTTTTCTCAGCGGGCTGGGATCTCAAAGCAGCAGCTGAGGGTGAAGCTGCCGATGCGGATTTTGGTAAAGGTGGCTTCGCAGGCCTGACAGAGATCTTTGACCTTGATAAACCTGTTATTGCCGCGGTGAACGGTTATGCGGCGGGTGGTGGTTTTGAACTGGCGTTAGCGGCAGATATGATTGTCTGTGCGGAACATGCCATGTTCTTTTTGCCAGAAGCAGGTCTGGGCATTATTTCTGATAGCGGCGGTGTATTACGCTTACCTAAGCGTTTACCCACAGCAATTGTAAATGAAATGCTGATGACCGGACGAGCGATGGATGCTGCTGAAGCGGCTCGCTGGGGGCTAGTGAATAAGGTAGTCAGCAGTGATCAGCTTATGGAGAATGCCCGTGAGCTTGCTGAGCAGATTGTTGCCTGTGCGCCAATGTCGATTGCGGCGATAAAAGAAATTACCCGCACGACAGCTGAAATGACAGTCGAAGATGGTTATAGCTATATTCGTAGTGGTGTTTTGAAACACTATCCGGATGTGCTTCATTCTGAGGATGCACAGGAAGGACCACAGGCATTTGCTGAAAAGCGTGATCCAGTGTGGCAGGGTAAATAAGGCTTGAGTTGACGCTTTGTGAGAGGGCGCTTGGAATGACGGCAAATACTGAAAAGGTTATGCCTGCTATGGAAGCTGATGTTTCGGCAAAAAACGTTTCGGAAGCTATTGCTCCGGAGAGAATCGGTTTTCTGTTGCAGCCGCGGTTTTCGATGCTGTCGTTATTTAGTGCGCTGGAGCCATTACGGGTTGCTAATCGTTTTGGCGGTAAGCTGTTTAGTTGGCATTTCTTTTCAGTTGACGGCGAATCGATTGTTTCCAGTAGTGGTATTCCTGTTGCCGTTGAAAGTGGCATTGATCAGATAGCTAATTTTCCGGTCATGTTTGTTTGTTCCAGTTTTGAGCCTGAGGCTAGCCTGGATAAGCTTTTACTTAACTGGTTACGTCGTCTGGATCGTCAGGGGACTGTACTGGGGGGGATTGAAACTGGCTGTTACGCGCTGGCGCATGCAGGTTTACTGAATGAGCACAGAGTCGCATTACACTGGGAAGCCCGTTCAGCATTTACAGAGAGTTTTCCGCGGTTAACGACTTCAGAGCAACTCTATCAGGCAGACAGTAAGCGACTTACCTGTGCGGGAGGGATCTCTGCAATGGATATGATGTTGCATCTGATTCAGAGTCGCCATGGCGATGCTCTGACCGCGCAGGTGTGTGATGCTTTTATGCATGATGGTATGCGTCAGTCCAGCCAGTTACAGCGCATGCAAACCGTAGAACGCTTTGGTATTCGTCATGCAGATGTCGCTGAAGTTATTGAGCTGATGGAGCAGAATTTAGAAGAGCCCCTTACTGCATCTGAATTGGCGCAGTTTAGTGGTGTGCAGCTGCGTCAGTTGGAACGGCTTTTCCGTAAACATTGTCATGATACGCCGACCCGGTTTTATCTGCGGTTACGATTGGAGCGGGCCAGACAGTTACTTAAGCAAACACAGATGACCGTGGTAGAAGTAGCGGTAGCCTGTGGCTTTCGTTCACCAGAGTATTTTTCCCGGCGCTACCGTGCAGTATTTGGTATGGCGCCCAGAGAGGATCGTAAAATGGCCCCGGAATTGTCACGGATGGCATTGGGACAAAACACTTCTGTTGATGACGTTGTTAATTACGCGTTGTAACAATAATACAGGCAAAAAAAAGCGAAGCCTTACGCTTCGCTTTTTCTTTAGGCACAGCCAGTTTTAAACTTTACGTTTAAACCTTAGTTAGCCATCCGTGCTTATCTTCAGCCTGACCCCACTGAATAGCATTCAGTGCCTGACGTAGCTTAACAGTTGTTTCGCCAACACCGCCATTGCCAACTTTGAACTCCTGACCTTTATGGATCAGTGTGCCTACCGGTGTCAGTACTGCTGCCGTACCGGACAGAGCTGCTTCACAACCAGGCTTAGCTGCACGTTCCAGTAATTCGTCAACGGTAAGTTGACGCTCGGATACTTTCATACCCATATCACGGGCCAGTGTCAGGATGGAATCACGGGTAACACCGTGTAGGAAGCTTTCATCCAGTGCTTTAGTGATAACTTCATCACCGTCGATCAGCAGAAAGTTCGCCGCACCGGTTTCCTGAACGTCACCATCCGGACAGAACAAAACCTGATCAGCCTGAACTTCTTGCTTAGCGCGCATAATAGGATTCAGGGCACTGGCATAGTTACCACCACTTTTAATCATACCCATGTGTGCTGCGCAACGGGCACCGTCTTCTTCCAGTAGCAGGCGCAAAGTTGTATCGCCGCCTGAGAAATAATCACCTACTGGTGACAGCAAAATATACTGTAAAGATGTTGCTGTTGGTGCAGCAGCTTTGCCAATTGCAGGTTCAGTACCAACGTGAGTAGGACGAACATACATAGATCCTGGTGGTTCTGGTACATCACTGGCGAAGCGGGCGACGATATCCAGAATCATTTTTTCAGTCGCGGCTTCATCAATTTCAGGCATTGCCAGCAGACGGCTGCTCTGAGCAAAGCGTGCAATGTTTTTATCCATGCGGAAAATCTGAATGGAACCGTCGGCGTGACGGAAAGCCTTCAGACCTTCAAAGCAGGTGCTGGAGTAATGTAATACATGTGAGCCAGGGTGCATCTGGATGCTATCGCTGCTAACGACTTCAGCATCGCTCCAACGGTTCCCATCGAATTGAGAAATTGCCATTTCAGGCATGAATACAGTACCAAACGCGGCCATTGACTACCTCGGAAAATTAAAACGCCAAACAAGCAAAGGCGAATGCACGCGGTATGAAGAGTAAAGCCCTCAGTGAAAACTGGGTGCCTGCAAAAAAAGGATACATTTGCAGAGAATGGGCGTTGCTATATAGCCGGCTGCCGGAGAGGGCGTCGTGCAAAACCTTGATTAAATATAAAGAGCCTGATTGTAACACCGGCGCTGGAAAAGGGAATTGGCCAGCTTATAAAAAAACATGAAACCAGTTGCTGCGTCGTATGCTCTTATCATTAAGCGGAAAACACCGGAAAAAGCCGGTGAAATCGGGTTTTTCATAGTATGTCGGTGTTAACTTTTCTTACCAGCTAGTATTATTTGCGGCGCAGTCTTTAGGTTTCTGTTGGGCTGTTTATTTTTGAATGTCAGTAACAGGTTTTATCGGCGTTCAGTTTTGCGGTAACAACAGGTTTTTTTAGATTATATGTATAACTTATTTTCCAGACTTTCTGCTTTAGCTACTGCCGCCCCTAAACGGGCATTTTGTGCCATCCTGTTATTGGTGCTGGTCTTCGATCTCGTTTTTGTTCGCGACTTAAGTTGGTTACTGGAAAATTTTCAGGGTAAACGTTTTTTTGTTAACTACGGTTTAAGCAGTCTGGCGCTGTTTTTACTGGTTATTATGTTGCTGCCTCTGCGAAATACATTGAGTCGCGGCATTGTTATTGCGCTGATACTTATACCTCAGTTAGTACAACTATCGTTTTTTGCAGTGTATCGAAATTTTGTCTCCGTATTCGATTTACGGTTTGTCGCGGAAGATCCACTGCTTACTCTTATGCTTTGGGTAGACAATGCTGCGATTGTAAAACCATTGTTGCTAATCGCACTCGAATTACCCTTACTGATTATCCTTATGCGTTTACCACTACGGCCCCGCTGGTGGGCGCGGGGGATTTCTGGTGTGTTTGGTAGTCTGTTATTTCTGCTATTGGCATTTAACTGGTACGGCATTACTAAGTTCCAGTTCAGCAGCCTTGCATATATAGGTGCCTTTCCCGGGTTAATTGAGCAACAGGTATTTGCCGCTAAACTGGCTGAAAAACCCGAGTTGGATAAGCAGCAGTTGAAGCCAGATGTGCCTAATATTGTTTATGTGGTCGGTGAGTCACTGGCGCGTGATCATATGGGTGTATATGGATATGAGCGTGACACTACACCCCGGTTGCAAGCACTGGTCGATACCGGAGAGGCGATGACGTATAACAACGCTGTGAGTATCGGTACCCGAACACTGAGTTCTGTGCCTTATATGCTGACCGGACTTCAGGGCATA
The DNA window shown above is from Aliamphritea ceti and carries:
- a CDS encoding acetate--CoA ligase family protein, with protein sequence MSEIDKNRFARLLKPRSIVVFGGAGARYAIVESQKLGFDGEIWAVHPKHSEMAGVKCYPSIADLPGIPDAAYVAVNADAALEIVGQLSEIGCGGAVLYASGFAEVGEEGAERQRELVARAGSMPMIGPNCYGVLNCLDKAVLWPDQHGSQAVDKGVAVITQSGNIGLNITMQRRGLPLAFMFTMGNQANVGVADVIDALLDDPRITAIGLHIEGLSDIHHFDTVCRRALRQRIPIVAAKNGRSEAAAKIAMSHTSSLTGSDKLFDALFKRLGIARVDTLEELIETLKLVAIAGPLQGNKVASMSCSGGEAGVMADLIERHNLQFPQMNEAHQVKVRETLSEYVSVENPLDYHTFIWGDVARKTATFSAMMTAGYDATMLLLDWPSFDDADPAPWNAAMQGLINASLATGHQGILLASLPECLPQSAIDTCVEAGVVPMIGLDTCLRALSAAYEIGIRHQQAEPLPLLRSAVLPDDTTGRNIDEYLGKRALAGCGLQVPLGELVGNAEEAVTCAERIGYPVVIKAVSNTIVHKTEQGAVVLFLQSADEVRAAIDKIAHLSDVFLVEQMLTSSVGELIIGVTRDQQFGPSLVVGSGGIMVELLKDSATLLLPTTETEVREAITELKMSPLLTGFRGKQSGDINACVSAVMAVAEYAIQQRDTLLELDINPLLVAPEGQGAYAADAYIRICEE
- a CDS encoding carnitinyl-CoA dehydratase, which encodes MSEALQLVRNGAILEITLNRPKANAIDAQTSAAMGEAFLTFRDDPELRVAIITGAGERFFSAGWDLKAAAEGEAADADFGKGGFAGLTEIFDLDKPVIAAVNGYAAGGGFELALAADMIVCAEHAMFFLPEAGLGIISDSGGVLRLPKRLPTAIVNEMLMTGRAMDAAEAARWGLVNKVVSSDQLMENARELAEQIVACAPMSIAAIKEITRTTAEMTVEDGYSYIRSGVLKHYPDVLHSEDAQEGPQAFAEKRDPVWQGK
- a CDS encoding GlxA family transcriptional regulator, with translation MTANTEKVMPAMEADVSAKNVSEAIAPERIGFLLQPRFSMLSLFSALEPLRVANRFGGKLFSWHFFSVDGESIVSSSGIPVAVESGIDQIANFPVMFVCSSFEPEASLDKLLLNWLRRLDRQGTVLGGIETGCYALAHAGLLNEHRVALHWEARSAFTESFPRLTTSEQLYQADSKRLTCAGGISAMDMMLHLIQSRHGDALTAQVCDAFMHDGMRQSSQLQRMQTVERFGIRHADVAEVIELMEQNLEEPLTASELAQFSGVQLRQLERLFRKHCHDTPTRFYLRLRLERARQLLKQTQMTVVEVAVACGFRSPEYFSRRYRAVFGMAPREDRKMAPELSRMALGQNTSVDDVVNYAL
- a CDS encoding branched-chain amino acid aminotransferase yields the protein MAAFGTVFMPEMAISQFDGNRWSDAEVVSSDSIQMHPGSHVLHYSSTCFEGLKAFRHADGSIQIFRMDKNIARFAQSSRLLAMPEIDEAATEKMILDIVARFASDVPEPPGSMYVRPTHVGTEPAIGKAAAPTATSLQYILLSPVGDYFSGGDTTLRLLLEEDGARCAAHMGMIKSGGNYASALNPIMRAKQEVQADQVLFCPDGDVQETGAANFLLIDGDEVITKALDESFLHGVTRDSILTLARDMGMKVSERQLTVDELLERAAKPGCEAALSGTAAVLTPVGTLIHKGQEFKVGNGGVGETTVKLRQALNAIQWGQAEDKHGWLTKV